A part of Clostridium novyi genomic DNA contains:
- a CDS encoding DUF262 domain-containing protein: MPSIKLKEIFSKNDENKLVLPDFQRDFVWDKEQQKNLLASFLTYLPVGSILLLDGKKDDFANKRMCFPKETCSQKEECTYLLDGQQRITSLKSVFTDLFEDIDNWTYTWENIFKDLRNRWFIRVIPKDGEEDVFGYKDLKFKNMKTYEPSEIINYIEYKQIFKTKTRDWSNPGFTVRDETNGIISKDDINIRNFIIAKYAAKEGLIPLYTLYNTSGTKALHEYVVERIARNRIEKLKVEIDDITDYEKRRQVINSYLKNIEPTIDLLIATKDEISIENAWSNLGAKWSRDIINYLDGILNEEIPTIELPIEEINRAVAIFESINKGGTPLDTYDLVVAKAAKDKNLESLSKRLLKYLQDELSLSDAIKSDLREIPNQWYPKYIKLINDNELTKIIKNQFLNMLGIFSSSDYGEVGDIRIEHIKKNKILKLSAEEINLNTEKSVQSIIRATAFLQLRCGVIDIKDIPYETMIIPIAYCLADDIIWTDKKSLDKIEYWYWACLFGGAYRERQNDQCIKDIKNLYNWIFGECENPFECYAQKVLNEIGYSDKNLLLLKDDTHKIQNAIKKALLQYILSQEPKDFIYESLYLSAWKVGSEVSFNFCNINQLIRLENHHIYPLSNATKIGQSSKKIRSNKNHLLNSPLNRTYISSVSNGKINDMKPEDYFEYVSHVAQYGHCIATPIKEKFQKFDLESDEEFYERVLKDRYNEIYKSLVIELDKLQS; encoded by the coding sequence ATGCCGAGTATAAAATTAAAAGAAATTTTCAGTAAAAACGATGAAAATAAATTAGTGCTTCCAGATTTTCAAAGAGATTTTGTGTGGGACAAAGAACAACAAAAAAATTTATTGGCATCATTTTTAACTTACTTGCCAGTTGGAAGTATATTGCTCTTAGATGGAAAAAAGGATGATTTTGCAAATAAAAGAATGTGTTTTCCAAAAGAAACATGTTCACAAAAGGAAGAATGTACATATTTACTTGACGGACAACAAAGAATAACTAGTTTAAAAAGTGTATTTACAGATTTATTTGAGGATATAGATAATTGGACATATACTTGGGAAAATATTTTTAAAGATTTAAGAAATAGATGGTTTATAAGAGTAATACCTAAAGATGGAGAAGAAGATGTATTTGGATATAAAGATTTAAAATTTAAAAATATGAAAACATATGAGCCGAGTGAAATTATAAACTATATAGAATATAAACAAATATTCAAAACAAAGACTCGTGATTGGTCAAATCCTGGATTTACTGTAAGAGATGAAACTAATGGAATAATATCAAAAGATGATATAAATATAAGAAATTTTATTATAGCAAAATATGCAGCAAAAGAAGGGCTTATTCCACTGTATACTTTATATAATACAAGCGGTACTAAGGCTCTACATGAATATGTAGTTGAAAGAATAGCTAGAAATAGAATAGAAAAATTAAAAGTAGAAATAGATGATATAACAGATTATGAAAAGAGAAGACAAGTTATTAATTCATATCTTAAAAATATTGAACCAACTATAGATTTACTTATTGCAACAAAGGATGAAATTTCTATAGAAAATGCTTGGTCTAATTTAGGTGCAAAATGGAGTAGAGATATAATAAATTATTTAGATGGAATATTAAATGAAGAGATCCCAACAATAGAGTTACCCATAGAGGAAATTAATAGAGCTGTTGCTATTTTTGAAAGTATAAATAAAGGAGGAACTCCACTTGATACTTATGATTTAGTAGTGGCCAAAGCTGCAAAAGATAAAAATTTAGAATCACTTTCAAAAAGATTATTAAAATATTTACAAGATGAACTTAGTTTAAGTGATGCAATTAAAAGTGATTTACGTGAAATTCCAAATCAATGGTATCCTAAATATATAAAATTAATTAATGATAATGAGTTAACAAAAATTATAAAAAATCAGTTTCTTAATATGTTAGGTATTTTTTCATCTTCTGATTATGGAGAAGTTGGAGATATAAGAATAGAACATATTAAGAAAAATAAAATATTAAAATTAAGTGCCGAAGAAATTAATTTAAATACAGAAAAAAGTGTACAATCTATAATTAGGGCTACTGCATTTCTTCAACTTAGATGTGGTGTTATAGATATTAAAGATATACCATATGAAACTATGATAATTCCTATTGCTTATTGCTTAGCTGATGATATTATATGGACTGATAAAAAAAGTTTAGATAAAATAGAATATTGGTATTGGGCTTGTTTATTTGGTGGTGCCTATAGAGAAAGACAAAATGATCAATGTATTAAGGATATTAAAAATTTATATAATTGGATATTTGGAGAATGCGAAAATCCATTTGAATGTTATGCACAGAAGGTATTAAATGAAATAGGATATTCAGATAAAAATTTATTGTTACTAAAAGATGATACTCATAAGATACAAAATGCTATAAAAAAAGCATTACTTCAATATATATTGAGTCAAGAACCAAAGGATTTTATATATGAAAGTTTGTATTTATCAGCTTGGAAAGTTGGAAGTGAGGTTAGCTTTAATTTTTGTAATATAAATCAATTAATAAGATTAGAAAATCATCATATTTATCCATTAAGTAATGCAACAAAGATAGGACAATCTTCTAAAAAGATAAGAAGTAATAAAAATCACTTATTAAATAGTCCGCTGAATAGAACTTATATATCTTCAGTTTCTAATGGGAAAATAAATGATATGAAACCCGAAGACTATTTTGAATATGTTTCACATGTAGCACAATATGGTCATTGTATAGCAACTCCTATAAAAGAAAAATTTCAAAAATTTGATTTAGAATCTGATGAAGAATTTTATGAAAGAGTTCTGAAAGATAGATACAATGAAATTTATAAAAGTTTAGTTATAGAATTAGATAAATTACAATCATAA
- a CDS encoding tagatose bisphosphate family class II aldolase, which produces MFIVSTKQMILDAQKGKYAIPAFNIHNLETIQVVVETANEMKSPVILAATPGTINFAKKDYLLSIIATAANNSEVPIAFHLDHHKDFNMIKEAIDLGCKSVMIDASDLPYEENLKKVKEVVKYAHKFDVSVEAELGKLVGEEDDLIVKDGKSQLTDPNMAKDFAEKSGIDTLAVAIGTAHGVYKSEPKLDYERLKSIREVVDIPLVLHGASGVPSESVKKCIELGICKVNIATELKIPFSNAMKEYFKEHPEANDPRKYFMPAKAAMKKVVEDKIRMCNSFNRA; this is translated from the coding sequence ATGTTTATTGTATCAACTAAGCAGATGATTTTAGATGCACAGAAAGGAAAATATGCAATACCAGCCTTTAATATACACAACCTAGAAACTATACAAGTTGTTGTTGAAACTGCTAATGAAATGAAGTCACCAGTTATCTTAGCAGCTACCCCTGGAACAATTAATTTTGCTAAAAAAGATTATTTATTAAGTATTATAGCTACAGCTGCAAATAATTCAGAGGTGCCAATAGCATTTCATTTAGATCACCATAAAGATTTTAATATGATAAAAGAAGCTATAGATTTAGGTTGTAAATCAGTTATGATAGATGCCTCAGATTTGCCTTATGAAGAAAATTTAAAAAAGGTAAAAGAAGTAGTGAAATATGCCCATAAATTTGATGTATCAGTAGAAGCTGAACTTGGAAAATTAGTAGGAGAAGAAGATGACTTAATTGTAAAAGATGGAAAGTCTCAATTAACAGATCCTAACATGGCAAAAGATTTTGCAGAAAAATCAGGAATAGATACTTTAGCAGTAGCAATCGGAACTGCACATGGTGTTTATAAGTCTGAACCAAAATTAGATTATGAAAGACTAAAATCAATTAGGGAAGTTGTTGATATACCATTAGTTTTACATGGTGCAAGTGGAGTTCCATCTGAAAGTGTTAAAAAGTGTATTGAACTTGGTATATGTAAAGTAAATATAGCTACAGAGCTAAAAATACCATTCTCAAATGCTATGAAAGAATATTTTAAAGAGCATCCAGAGGCCAATGATCCAAGAAAATACTTCATGCCAGCAAAAGCAGCTATGAAAAAAGTTGTAGAGGATAAAATACGCATGTGTAATAGCTTTAATAGAGCGTAG
- a CDS encoding GntR family transcriptional regulator: protein MLGINKKSCVPLYYQLMNIILEKIELGVLQEHDKLPSERELCEKYDISRSTVRQTLQELENNRYVYREHGKGTFVSSQAVKQDLLKFYSFTEEMKKIGKVPKSNVIDFHIIKATENLAKKLKCSINDEIYKIVRLRLADENPMMYETTYLPLKRFPELTKEQLEYNSMYDVFKKKYNVHFTKAEEMFRPVHMRNHEAKLLKADAKIPSMMIERYTFEQSTIIEYTVGIARGDRFEYRVVLEK from the coding sequence ATGTTAGGAATAAATAAAAAAAGCTGTGTACCGTTGTATTATCAGCTAATGAATATAATACTTGAGAAAATTGAACTTGGAGTTTTACAAGAGCATGATAAGCTTCCTTCAGAAAGGGAATTATGTGAAAAATATGATATTAGTCGTTCAACAGTAAGACAAACCTTGCAGGAACTCGAAAATAATAGATATGTTTATAGAGAACATGGGAAAGGTACTTTCGTTTCTTCACAAGCAGTAAAACAAGATTTGCTTAAATTTTATAGTTTTACTGAGGAAATGAAGAAAATAGGAAAGGTACCAAAGTCTAATGTTATAGATTTTCATATTATAAAAGCTACTGAAAATCTTGCTAAAAAGTTAAAATGTAGTATTAATGATGAGATATACAAAATAGTAAGGTTAAGACTTGCTGATGAAAATCCTATGATGTATGAAACAACGTATCTTCCTTTAAAAAGATTTCCAGAGCTTACAAAGGAACAACTAGAATATAATTCTATGTATGATGTTTTTAAGAAAAAATATAATGTTCATTTTACAAAGGCAGAGGAAATGTTCAGGCCAGTCCATATGAGAAATCATGAAGCAAAGTTACTAAAAGCTGATGCAAAAATTCCAAGTATGATGATTGAAAGATATACATTTGAACAAAGTACTATTATTGAATACACTGTAGGTATTGCAAGAGGAGATAGATTTGAATACCGAGTAGTACTAGAAAAATAA
- a CDS encoding CPC_1213 family protein, with translation MSSNNKMKKTQNNKKQDGHFKKVNKKHGPAESARTIFGCDCEKPK, from the coding sequence ATGTCATCAAATAATAAAATGAAAAAAACACAAAATAATAAAAAACAAGATGGTCATTTTAAAAAAGTAAATAAAAAACATGGTCCTGCTGAAAGTGCTAGAACTATATTCGGTTGCGACTGTGAAAAACCTAAATAA
- a CDS encoding YhgE/Pip domain-containing protein has translation MKNAFKIYKRDIKKVVTNWAALVIITGLMILPSLYAWFNIKSSWDPYSNTKGIAVAIVNKDNGANFKNIRVDAGRDIVKELESNDKIGWKFVDEKEARSGVETGKYYASVVIPEDFSDKLLSIVRDKQVKPSLIYSVNEKINAIAPKITNKGVTTVQSEVSKTFIKTVNGKVLEIVNKLGIELDKSKPKLKELTNMILYVDDKIPEINTGIDQLQKGAITVDEFLGKVKKDIPLIQDTLVKAKGIASTGSVFLSKAKDGLQKTAPYIKEDLIFAKDLSNAAEILTREGANIVSESSIKARGLFIKAREKYVNVEDNLNSVLDLLNYIDKDNSNRIINKIKGELISIRDKLNNKIATLNNVISAIDRGEQPSIDLLNKLSDKASDVTPLLGNIIGRFNSEILPAINSIINDLTTVADNTVGILNNANVSLPQLTGLLDKGEIGAQKASEIIKLLKEKLPPIEKSIHEVAGKLRKLHEDGQLNEIISLMKNDAVSESNFISNPIDIKEHKIFPIPNYGSGMSPFFTTLSLWVGALLLVSLLSVHVEEMEGVKLNMSDIYFGRYLTFMTIAICQALIVSLGDIFLLKTYVVNKVAFVLMAVFISIIFSIIIYSLVSIFGNVGKAIGVILLVLQISASGGTFPIQVTPPFFQRLNPFLPFTYAIGGMRETVGGILRSVLIKDIFILCIYLVIALILSVQLKERLHNINEKLVSKLKECGLVGH, from the coding sequence ATGAAGAATGCATTTAAGATTTATAAGAGAGATATAAAAAAGGTAGTTACAAATTGGGCTGCTTTGGTAATAATAACAGGCCTTATGATTTTACCATCACTTTACGCTTGGTTCAATATAAAGTCCTCCTGGGATCCGTATTCTAATACTAAAGGTATAGCAGTAGCCATAGTAAATAAGGATAATGGTGCTAACTTTAAAAATATTAGAGTAGATGCTGGAAGGGATATAGTAAAGGAACTTGAAAGCAATGATAAGATAGGATGGAAATTTGTTGACGAAAAAGAAGCAAGATCAGGTGTTGAAACAGGTAAATATTATGCAAGTGTAGTTATACCAGAGGATTTTTCAGATAAACTTTTATCTATAGTTAGAGATAAGCAGGTAAAGCCTAGTTTAATTTATTCAGTAAATGAAAAAATTAATGCTATAGCACCTAAGATTACTAACAAAGGAGTAACTACTGTACAAAGTGAAGTATCAAAAACATTTATAAAAACAGTAAATGGTAAAGTTCTGGAAATTGTTAATAAGTTAGGTATAGAGCTTGATAAAAGCAAGCCTAAACTTAAAGAATTAACTAATATGATACTTTATGTAGATGATAAAATTCCTGAAATAAATACAGGAATAGACCAATTACAAAAAGGAGCTATTACTGTAGATGAGTTTTTAGGAAAAGTGAAAAAGGATATTCCATTAATTCAAGATACTTTAGTTAAGGCTAAAGGTATTGCAAGCACAGGATCAGTATTTTTATCTAAGGCTAAAGATGGATTACAAAAAACAGCTCCTTATATAAAGGAAGATTTAATATTTGCAAAAGATTTAAGTAATGCTGCAGAAATTTTAACAAGAGAAGGAGCAAATATTGTATCAGAAAGTTCAATAAAGGCTAGAGGATTATTTATTAAAGCTAGAGAAAAGTACGTCAATGTAGAAGATAATTTAAATAGCGTACTTGATCTATTAAACTATATAGATAAGGATAATAGTAATAGAATAATAAATAAAATTAAGGGAGAACTTATTTCTATAAGGGATAAGTTAAATAATAAAATAGCTACGCTAAACAACGTAATATCAGCTATAGATAGAGGAGAGCAACCATCTATAGATTTATTAAATAAACTTAGTGATAAAGCTTCTGATGTTACGCCACTTTTAGGTAACATCATAGGAAGATTTAATTCTGAAATATTGCCAGCTATAAATAGCATTATTAATGATTTAACAACTGTAGCAGATAACACTGTTGGAATATTAAATAATGCAAATGTAAGTTTGCCTCAGTTAACAGGATTATTAGATAAAGGAGAAATTGGAGCACAAAAAGCTAGTGAAATAATCAAATTACTTAAAGAAAAACTTCCACCTATAGAAAAATCAATTCATGAAGTAGCAGGAAAGCTTAGGAAACTTCATGAAGACGGGCAGTTGAATGAAATAATATCATTAATGAAAAATGATGCAGTAAGTGAAAGCAATTTTATATCTAATCCTATAGATATAAAAGAGCATAAGATATTCCCAATACCTAATTATGGTTCAGGTATGTCGCCATTTTTTACTACATTATCTTTATGGGTAGGAGCATTACTTTTAGTTTCACTTCTTTCAGTTCATGTAGAGGAGATGGAAGGGGTAAAGCTAAATATGTCTGATATATATTTTGGAAGATATCTAACCTTTATGACAATAGCAATATGTCAAGCGTTAATTGTTAGTTTAGGTGATATATTTCTTTTAAAAACATATGTTGTAAATAAGGTAGCATTTGTACTGATGGCAGTATTTATAAGTATAATATTTTCTATAATAATATATTCTTTGGTATCTATATTTGGAAATGTAGGAAAGGCTATCGGTGTAATACTTCTAGTTCTTCAAATATCAGCATCAGGTGGTACATTTCCTATTCAAGTAACACCACCATTTTTCCAAAGATTAAATCCTTTCTTACCTTTTACTTATGCTATTGGAGGAATGAGAGAAACAGTGGGAGGAATTTTAAGAAGTGTACTTATAAAAGATATATTTATTTTATGTATTTATCTTGTTATAGCATTGATTTTAAGTGTTCAACTAAAAGAAAGATTGCATAACATTAATGAAAAACTAGTAAGTAAGTTAAAAGAGTGTGGATTAGTAGGACATTAA
- a CDS encoding TrkA C-terminal domain-containing protein, with protein sequence MVRRAKTPNYIKIAVDIASRIVRNEFLEGSKITGRSTLVSIYKVSPETIRRSTALLKDMNVVTVNDKSGIVINSREAAKIFLDKFKTQSDFSSINNETYELLKQKKLIDEKIENNIRSIVEFATQLKNVENIIHFESTVEKGSIAVGKSIGELNFWHNTKATIIGIKRNNEIFVSPGPYFTIQENDVLVYVGEDEVLENINNYIKKSYNK encoded by the coding sequence ATGGTAAGAAGGGCTAAAACGCCTAATTATATAAAAATTGCAGTAGATATTGCATCAAGAATTGTACGTAATGAATTTTTAGAAGGAAGTAAAATCACAGGTAGAAGTACTTTAGTTAGTATATACAAAGTTTCTCCTGAAACAATACGAAGATCCACTGCTCTTTTGAAGGATATGAATGTTGTTACTGTTAACGATAAAAGTGGCATAGTAATAAATAGTCGTGAAGCTGCCAAAATTTTTCTTGATAAATTTAAGACACAGTCAGATTTCTCATCTATAAATAATGAAACATATGAATTACTAAAACAAAAAAAATTAATTGATGAAAAAATTGAAAATAATATAAGATCTATAGTTGAGTTTGCAACTCAGCTTAAGAATGTTGAAAATATTATCCACTTTGAAAGTACTGTGGAAAAAGGAAGTATCGCTGTCGGAAAAAGCATAGGTGAACTAAATTTTTGGCACAATACTAAGGCTACAATTATTGGTATTAAGCGTAATAATGAAATTTTTGTTTCTCCTGGCCCATACTTTACTATTCAAGAAAATGATGTGTTAGTATATGTAGGTGAAGATGAAGTTCTAGAAAACATAAATAATTACATAAAAAAATCATATAATAAATAA
- a CDS encoding SIS domain-containing protein — MNNLLGYNEEYLKERNGYITAKEICNQPKLWKKTYEIISSQKEKLKDFMDNFVKKSNAKVVITGAGSSAFVGNSVVNYLNSKEDVKIEAIATTDIVSHPQYYFKKDQPTLLISCARSGNSPESTAAVTLAEKFVDDIYHLVITCNPEGKLALHVKGNDENFVLLMPEQSNDKGFAMTGSFSTMLLSCLLVFNIDELDVIGNQIEIISKQGEKVLNDNVDLMKKIVGENFNRTVYLGAANSFGLAKESALKVLELTAGKIVTLYDTPLGFRHGPKSIINDETLIVIFFSNDTYARAYEYDLLKEIYSQNGNHKVLAMSDYYDETIKNNCHYFININKEEQEYLDDSFLVFDYLLNSQMYAFINSMELGIGPDNPCPTGEVNRVVKGVIIHDYK, encoded by the coding sequence ATGAATAATTTATTAGGTTATAACGAGGAATATTTAAAAGAAAGAAATGGTTATATAACAGCTAAAGAGATTTGTAATCAACCTAAACTATGGAAGAAAACTTATGAAATTATTTCAAGTCAGAAAGAAAAGTTAAAGGATTTCATGGATAATTTTGTAAAGAAATCAAATGCGAAAGTAGTTATTACAGGAGCAGGTAGCTCAGCCTTTGTGGGGAATAGTGTAGTCAATTATTTAAATTCAAAGGAGGATGTAAAAATTGAAGCTATAGCTACTACGGATATAGTTTCACATCCACAATATTATTTTAAAAAGGATCAACCTACTTTACTAATTTCATGTGCACGTTCAGGAAATAGTCCAGAAAGTACAGCAGCTGTAACACTTGCAGAAAAATTTGTAGATGATATATATCATTTAGTTATTACATGTAATCCAGAAGGCAAACTTGCATTACATGTAAAAGGAAATGATGAAAATTTCGTATTATTAATGCCGGAGCAATCTAATGATAAGGGATTTGCAATGACAGGAAGTTTTAGTACTATGCTACTTTCTTGCTTGTTAGTTTTTAATATTGATGAATTAGATGTTATAGGAAATCAAATTGAAATTATAAGTAAACAAGGAGAAAAAGTTTTAAATGATAATGTAGATTTAATGAAAAAGATAGTTGGAGAAAACTTTAATAGAACTGTCTATCTTGGAGCTGCAAATTCATTTGGACTTGCAAAGGAATCAGCACTAAAGGTTTTGGAACTTACAGCTGGAAAAATTGTTACTTTATATGATACACCACTTGGATTTAGACATGGCCCAAAATCAATTATAAATGATGAAACACTTATAGTAATATTTTTCTCAAATGATACTTATGCAAGAGCATATGAATATGACTTATTAAAAGAAATATATTCTCAAAATGGAAACCATAAAGTACTTGCAATGTCAGATTATTATGATGAAACAATTAAGAATAATTGTCATTACTTCATAAATATAAATAAAGAAGAACAAGAGTATTTAGATGATAGTTTTTTAGTTTTTGATTATTTACTAAATTCTCAAATGTATGCATTTATAAATTCTATGGAACTTGGAATTGGACCAGATAATCCATGTCCAACAGGTGAAGTAAATAGGGTTGTTAAAGGTGTAATTATTCATGATTATAAATAA
- a CDS encoding BCCT family transporter → MKERNDNFIFKSSIIISLCIFIWALFFKKSFSIIINNALEVISNNVSWFYSGLMISFFIFCIWLFFSKFRNIKLGDDDSKPEFCNISWFSMLFSAGIGIGLVFWGVSEPLMHYLHPLGMQGGTESAKAFAFKKSFLHWGISAWACYSVLALAIAYMHFRKKKPALISSLLIPLIGEKRAKGTIGKIVDILTIFATISGIVTSLGMGTLQINSGLNYLLGVPETKIIQITIISIITILFLISACTGVKKGIKYLSNLNMFFAVLLLVAAIIVGPFKQIITNLGSGMFNYFLALIGENNNIFLNGAWYKQWTLFYWGWWIAWAPFVAIFIARVSKGRTIKEFIAGVLCVPAGFCLVWFAVFGTIGMNVSSSVANLAIQKIETAFFVIFNEYPMGFAISILAVILLFTFFVTSADSATYVLAVIASNGDNNPSKIRKIILGIIQSILTIALLFAGGLQMVQNASILMALPFGIIMLLTMIAFRKELIDSEVVERKFELQKVNNKSTRQKYRESVYNIKSTQTRIRKIES, encoded by the coding sequence ATGAAAGAGAGAAATGATAATTTTATTTTCAAAAGTAGTATAATTATATCTTTATGTATATTTATATGGGCTCTTTTTTTTAAGAAGAGTTTTAGTATTATTATAAATAATGCTTTAGAAGTGATTTCTAATAATGTATCATGGTTTTATTCAGGGCTTATGATAAGTTTTTTTATTTTCTGTATATGGTTATTCTTTAGTAAGTTTAGAAATATAAAACTGGGAGATGATGATTCAAAACCTGAGTTTTGCAATATAAGTTGGTTTTCTATGCTTTTTAGTGCTGGAATAGGAATTGGTCTTGTATTTTGGGGTGTATCAGAACCATTGATGCATTATTTACATCCTCTTGGTATGCAAGGGGGAACAGAGTCAGCTAAAGCATTTGCATTTAAAAAATCATTTTTGCATTGGGGAATATCAGCATGGGCATGCTACTCAGTGTTAGCTTTAGCAATAGCATATATGCACTTTAGAAAAAAGAAACCAGCTCTTATAAGTAGTTTATTAATACCTTTAATAGGAGAAAAAAGAGCCAAAGGAACTATAGGAAAGATAGTTGATATTTTAACTATTTTTGCTACTATTTCTGGAATTGTAACTTCACTTGGAATGGGAACACTTCAAATTAACAGTGGTCTTAATTATTTATTAGGAGTACCTGAAACAAAAATAATACAAATTACAATAATATCTATAATAACAATTCTATTTTTAATATCAGCATGTACTGGAGTAAAGAAAGGAATTAAATACCTATCAAATTTAAATATGTTTTTTGCAGTATTGCTTTTAGTAGCTGCAATTATAGTTGGACCATTTAAACAGATTATTACAAACCTAGGTAGTGGTATGTTTAATTATTTTTTAGCTTTAATAGGGGAGAATAATAATATATTTTTAAATGGTGCTTGGTATAAACAATGGACATTATTTTATTGGGGTTGGTGGATTGCCTGGGCACCTTTTGTAGCTATATTTATAGCTAGAGTATCTAAAGGCAGAACTATAAAAGAATTTATAGCAGGTGTTTTATGTGTACCAGCAGGTTTTTGCCTTGTATGGTTTGCGGTATTTGGAACTATTGGTATGAATGTTTCAAGTAGTGTAGCAAATCTTGCAATACAAAAAATTGAAACGGCATTTTTTGTTATATTTAATGAATATCCTATGGGATTTGCAATTTCAATTTTAGCTGTAATATTATTATTTACGTTTTTCGTAACAAGTGCAGATTCAGCAACATATGTTTTAGCTGTTATAGCATCTAATGGAGATAATAATCCATCAAAAATAAGAAAGATAATTCTAGGTATTATTCAATCTATACTAACTATAGCTTTATTGTTTGCTGGTGGTTTACAGATGGTACAAAATGCATCTATATTAATGGCATTACCATTTGGCATTATTATGTTACTTACAATGATTGCTTTTAGAAAAGAATTAATAGACAGTGAAGTAGTTGAAAGAAAATTTGAATTACAGAAAGTAAATAATAAATCAACAAGGCAAAAATATAGAGAAAGTGTATATAATATTAAAAGTACACAGACTAGGATTAGAAAAATAGAATCTTAA
- a CDS encoding C-GCAxxG-C-C family (seleno)protein codes for MFIDIMKKYRDKTTYDLSCSETIIYAANEAYNLNLDKKTLKALAPFSGGMWTETTCGAISGALAVLGILFTNERAHKSDHLKELVIEFQNKFNEKLKSSKCNELKPLYRTEKSGCNSIIFVAGEILDEIVSREK; via the coding sequence ATGTTCATAGATATTATGAAGAAATATAGAGATAAAACTACATATGATTTAAGTTGTTCTGAAACAATTATTTATGCCGCTAATGAAGCATATAATTTAAATTTAGACAAAAAAACTTTAAAAGCTTTAGCACCTTTTAGTGGTGGAATGTGGACAGAAACTACATGTGGTGCTATATCTGGAGCCTTAGCTGTTCTTGGAATATTATTTACAAATGAAAGAGCACATAAAAGTGACCATTTAAAAGAACTGGTTATTGAATTTCAAAATAAATTCAATGAAAAATTAAAAAGCTCTAAATGTAATGAACTTAAACCATTATATAGAACTGAGAAATCTGGTTGTAATTCTATAATTTTTGTAGCTGGAGAAATTTTAGATGAAATTGTTTCAAGAGAAAAATAA